In Triticum aestivum cultivar Chinese Spring chromosome 5B, IWGSC CS RefSeq v2.1, whole genome shotgun sequence, the following proteins share a genomic window:
- the LOC123114163 gene encoding uncharacterized protein: MKPPHFTGEAAAGASWAHEVKQALRDKLRWAPAAGTTGTGGHGAARPPTASLAVTAEPAAQPAHGADCRGLAAAEDPIRRVMFLAPWGHT, from the coding sequence ATGAAGCCCCCTCACTTCACCGGGgaggccgccgccggcgcctcATGGGCTCACGAGGTCAAGCAGGCCCTCCGTGACAAGCTCCGGTGGGCACCCGCCGCGGGCACCACGGGCACCGGCGGCCACGGCGCCGCGAGGCCGCCGACGGCCTCCTTGGCTGTGACCGCCGAGCCGGCGGCGCAGCCGGCCCACGGCGCCGACTGCCGGGGCTTGGCCGCCGCCGAGGACCCCATCAGGAGGGTCATGTTCTTGGCCCCCTGGGGCCACACATAA